The Cronobacter sakazakii genome has a window encoding:
- the mutS gene encoding DNA mismatch repair protein MutS → MSTSETFDAHTPMMQQYLKLKAQHPDILLFYRMGDFYELFYDDAKRASQLLDISLTKRGASAGEPIPMAGVPHHAVENYLAKLVNLGESVAICEQIGDPATSKGPVERKVVRIVTPGTISDEALLQERQDNLLAAIWQDSKGFGYATLDISSGRFRVSEPQDRETMAAELQRTNPAELLYAEDFAEMSLIEGRRGLRRRPLWEFELDTARQQLNLQFGTRDLVGFGVENAPRGLCAAGCLLQYVKDTQRTSLPHIRSITMERQQDGIIMDAATRRNLEITQNLAGGVENTLASVLDCTVTPMGSRMLKRWLHMPVRDTSVLRHRQQAIAALMEYSTEIQPVLRQVGDLERILARLALRTARPRDLARMRHAFQQLPMLNTLLADIDAEYVQTLREQMGDFAELRDLLERAIIEAPPVLVRDGGVIAPGYHEELDEWRALADGATDYLDRLEIREREKLGIDTLKVGFNAVHGYFIQVSRGQSHMVPIHYVRRQTLKNAERYIIPELKEYEDKVLTSKGKALALEKQLYDELFDLLLPHLAELQKSAAALAELDVLTNLAERADTLNYHCPTLTDKPGIRLVEGRHPVVERVLNEPFIANPLSLSPQRRMLIITGPNMGGKSTYMRQTALIVLMAYIGSFVPAEQAEIGPIDRIFTRVGAADDLASGRSTFMVEMTETANILHNATEHSLVLMDEIGRGTSTYDGLSLAWACAESLANRIKALTLFATHYFELTQLPEKMEGVANVHLDAIEHGDTIAFMHSVQDGAASKSYGLAVAALAGVPKEVIKRARQKLRELESLSGNAAATQVDGTQMSLLAAAEETSPAVEALENLDPDSLSPRQALEWIYRLKSLV, encoded by the coding sequence ATGAGCACAAGCGAAACCTTCGACGCCCACACGCCCATGATGCAGCAGTATCTGAAGCTCAAGGCGCAGCACCCTGACATTCTGCTGTTTTATCGCATGGGCGATTTTTACGAACTCTTTTATGACGATGCGAAACGCGCGTCGCAACTGCTGGATATTTCGCTGACCAAACGCGGCGCTTCGGCGGGCGAGCCGATCCCGATGGCGGGCGTGCCGCACCACGCCGTGGAAAACTATCTGGCGAAGCTGGTTAACCTTGGCGAGTCGGTGGCGATTTGCGAGCAGATTGGCGACCCGGCCACATCGAAAGGCCCGGTGGAACGCAAAGTGGTGCGCATCGTCACGCCCGGCACCATCAGCGATGAAGCGCTGTTGCAGGAGCGTCAGGATAATCTCCTGGCCGCCATCTGGCAGGATAGCAAAGGCTTTGGTTACGCAACGCTGGATATCAGCTCCGGGCGTTTTCGCGTAAGCGAGCCGCAGGACCGCGAGACCATGGCGGCGGAATTACAGCGCACCAACCCGGCGGAATTGCTGTATGCGGAAGATTTCGCCGAGATGTCGCTGATTGAAGGCCGACGCGGCCTGCGCCGTCGCCCGCTCTGGGAGTTTGAACTCGATACCGCGCGCCAGCAGCTTAATCTGCAATTCGGCACGCGCGATCTGGTGGGCTTTGGGGTTGAGAACGCGCCGCGCGGGCTGTGCGCCGCCGGGTGTCTGTTGCAATACGTGAAAGACACGCAGCGCACCAGCCTGCCGCATATCCGCTCGATCACCATGGAGCGCCAGCAGGACGGCATCATTATGGACGCCGCCACGCGCCGTAATCTGGAGATCACCCAGAATCTGGCGGGCGGGGTGGAAAATACGCTGGCCTCCGTACTCGACTGCACCGTCACGCCGATGGGCAGCCGCATGTTAAAACGCTGGCTGCATATGCCGGTGCGCGATACGAGCGTGTTGCGCCACCGTCAGCAGGCCATCGCGGCGCTAATGGAATACAGCACAGAGATCCAGCCGGTGCTGCGCCAGGTGGGCGATCTGGAGCGTATTCTGGCGCGCCTGGCGCTGCGTACCGCCCGCCCGCGCGATCTGGCGCGCATGCGTCACGCCTTCCAGCAGTTGCCGATGCTCAATACGCTGCTTGCCGATATTGACGCTGAGTATGTACAGACGCTGCGCGAACAGATGGGCGATTTCGCTGAGCTGAGAGATTTGCTGGAGCGCGCGATTATTGAAGCGCCGCCGGTGCTGGTGCGCGACGGCGGCGTGATTGCGCCTGGCTACCATGAAGAGCTTGATGAATGGCGGGCGCTGGCCGACGGCGCGACCGATTATCTCGACCGCCTGGAGATCCGCGAGCGCGAGAAGCTCGGCATCGACACGCTCAAGGTAGGGTTCAACGCCGTGCACGGCTACTTTATTCAGGTGAGCCGCGGGCAGAGCCATATGGTGCCGATTCACTATGTACGCCGCCAGACGCTGAAAAACGCCGAGCGCTATATCATCCCTGAGCTCAAAGAGTATGAAGACAAAGTTCTGACCTCCAAAGGCAAAGCGCTGGCGCTGGAAAAACAGCTTTATGACGAGCTGTTCGATCTGCTGCTGCCGCACCTGGCGGAACTGCAAAAAAGCGCCGCGGCGCTTGCTGAGCTCGACGTGCTGACAAACCTTGCCGAGCGCGCCGACACGCTGAACTACCACTGCCCGACGCTGACCGACAAGCCCGGCATTCGCCTGGTGGAAGGCCGTCACCCGGTGGTGGAGCGCGTACTGAACGAGCCGTTTATCGCCAACCCGCTGTCGCTCAGCCCGCAGCGCCGGATGCTGATTATCACCGGCCCGAACATGGGCGGTAAGAGCACTTATATGCGCCAGACGGCGCTGATTGTGCTGATGGCGTATATCGGCAGCTTCGTGCCCGCCGAACAGGCGGAAATCGGCCCGATCGATCGCATTTTTACCCGCGTGGGCGCCGCCGACGATCTGGCTTCCGGGCGTTCGACCTTTATGGTTGAGATGACCGAAACCGCCAATATCCTGCATAACGCCACCGAGCACAGTCTGGTGCTGATGGATGAGATTGGCCGCGGCACATCTACCTATGACGGGCTGTCGCTCGCGTGGGCGTGCGCGGAGAGCCTCGCCAACCGTATTAAAGCGCTGACGCTGTTCGCCACGCACTATTTCGAACTGACCCAGTTGCCGGAGAAGATGGAAGGCGTCGCCAACGTGCATCTGGATGCGATTGAGCATGGCGATACGATAGCGTTTATGCACAGCGTTCAGGACGGCGCCGCGAGCAAGAGTTACGGTCTGGCGGTTGCGGCGCTGGCGGGCGTGCCGAAAGAGGTGATTAAGCGCGCGCGCCAGAAGCTGCGCGAGCTGGAGAGCCTTTCCGGTAACGCAGCGGCAACGCAGGTGGACGGCACGCAGATGTCGCTGCTCGCCGCCGCCGAAGAGACCAGCCCGGCGGTTGAGGCGCTGGAGAATCTCGACCCGGATTCGCTGTCGCCGCGTCAGGCGCTGGAGTGGATCTACCGGCTGAAAAGCCTGGTGTAA
- a CDS encoding GNAT family N-acetyltransferase → MKELNSFGQYVGQPVADWKPRELPQKKMFAGHFCHLEPVSVRHALALHHAWHSIDDTRDWTYLADERPPALTATEYYLRRLEATPDAWYFTVLENISGQPTGTLCLMNVDKTHGVIEIGNVNWSPSMKRTHYGTEAICLLLAYVFEELKYRRCEWKTDELNTPAIQAAQRLGFIYEGTFRECQVRKGRNSNVNWYSIVEAEWPHHAKALRAWLRPENFNERGRQIKHLDEFKDK, encoded by the coding sequence ATGAAAGAGCTAAACAGCTTCGGTCAGTATGTCGGCCAGCCTGTGGCGGACTGGAAACCGCGTGAGCTGCCACAAAAGAAAATGTTCGCCGGGCATTTTTGTCACCTTGAGCCAGTCAGCGTGCGCCACGCGCTGGCGCTGCACCACGCCTGGCACAGCATTGACGACACCCGCGACTGGACTTACCTCGCCGATGAGCGCCCGCCGGCGCTAACCGCCACGGAATATTATCTGCGTCGTCTGGAGGCCACGCCGGACGCCTGGTATTTCACCGTGCTGGAAAATATTAGCGGCCAGCCCACCGGCACACTCTGCCTGATGAATGTCGATAAAACCCACGGCGTGATTGAAATTGGTAATGTGAACTGGTCGCCTTCCATGAAAAGAACCCATTACGGTACGGAGGCCATCTGTTTATTACTGGCGTATGTTTTCGAAGAATTAAAATACCGGCGCTGCGAATGGAAAACCGATGAGCTGAATACGCCTGCCATTCAGGCTGCTCAGCGTCTCGGCTTTATTTATGAAGGGACATTCCGGGAATGTCAGGTGCGAAAAGGCCGCAACAGTAATGTGAACTGGTATTCGATTGTCGAAGCCGAGTGGCCGCACCACGCCAAAGCGCTGCGCGCCTGGCTGCGCCCGGAAAACTTTAATGAGCGCGGTCGGCAGATTAAACATCTGGACGAGTTTAAGGACAAATAA
- the tcp gene encoding methyl-accepting chemotaxis citrate transducer codes for MIKNIKVVSGIIIILLTFTVLQMVTGSLFYSAVNNDRNNFQNANLLNFQQEQLGDSFQTLVKTRVTVNRVAIRFLKNQRDPASLAAINKLLATASTSLGKAEKHFALYKGSPRLNGQDEATASKITEKYQALHDTLQASIGYLSANNYEAYGNLDAQKAQDEMEEIYTTWRAQNTTLLQAAAEENQQSFTGMLWTLGVIAVIVVLAIATIWQGLRHLLLGPLREAMEHIRAIAGGDLTRQIAVEGRNEMGQLAASLLAMQQALAGTVTAVRDSTESIYTGAGEISAGSNDLSARTEQQAASLEETAASMEQLTATVKQNSDNARQASQLAKNASETADKGGRVVENVVQTMKSIAESSQQIAHITSVIDSIAFQTNILALNAAVEAARAGEQGRGFAVVAGEVRTLASRSANAAKEIKALIENSVNRVDTGSGQVQEAGDTMKEIVQAVTRVTDIMGEIASASDEQSRGIEQVSLAVSQMDSVTQQNAALVQESAAAAAALEDQAEQLRQAVAAFKVSRGVVSASARTGAAPLARVEPVKPALAAPAGSDNWETF; via the coding sequence ATGATTAAAAATATAAAAGTGGTTAGCGGGATTATTATTATCCTGTTGACCTTTACGGTGTTGCAGATGGTCACCGGCAGCCTTTTTTATTCGGCAGTCAATAATGACAGAAATAATTTTCAGAATGCGAATTTACTTAATTTTCAGCAGGAGCAGCTTGGCGACAGTTTTCAGACGCTGGTAAAAACCCGCGTGACGGTGAACCGCGTTGCGATCCGTTTTCTGAAAAATCAGCGCGATCCGGCGTCGCTTGCGGCAATCAACAAACTACTGGCGACCGCCTCGACCTCGCTTGGCAAAGCGGAAAAACATTTCGCACTCTACAAAGGCTCGCCGCGTCTGAACGGGCAGGATGAAGCGACGGCCAGCAAAATAACTGAAAAATACCAGGCGCTGCATGACACTCTTCAGGCGTCCATTGGTTATCTTAGCGCGAATAACTATGAGGCTTACGGCAATCTCGACGCCCAGAAAGCGCAGGACGAGATGGAGGAGATCTACACCACGTGGCGCGCGCAGAACACCACGCTGCTGCAGGCCGCCGCCGAGGAGAACCAGCAGAGCTTTACGGGCATGCTCTGGACGCTTGGCGTTATCGCAGTGATTGTCGTACTGGCCATCGCCACTATCTGGCAGGGCTTACGTCATCTGCTGCTGGGGCCATTGCGTGAAGCGATGGAGCATATCCGCGCCATTGCTGGCGGCGATTTAACGCGCCAGATCGCGGTAGAAGGGCGTAACGAGATGGGGCAGCTTGCCGCGTCGCTTCTGGCGATGCAACAGGCGCTGGCGGGCACCGTCACGGCGGTACGCGACAGCACGGAATCCATTTACACCGGCGCGGGGGAAATCTCCGCAGGCAGCAACGATCTCTCCGCGCGCACCGAGCAGCAGGCCGCGTCGCTGGAAGAGACCGCCGCCAGCATGGAGCAGTTGACCGCGACAGTGAAACAGAACAGCGATAACGCGCGTCAGGCGTCGCAACTGGCGAAAAACGCCTCGGAGACCGCAGATAAAGGCGGGCGCGTGGTGGAGAACGTGGTGCAGACCATGAAGTCCATCGCCGAAAGTTCGCAGCAGATTGCGCACATCACAAGCGTTATCGACAGCATCGCCTTCCAGACCAACATTCTCGCGCTTAACGCCGCGGTAGAAGCGGCGCGCGCCGGAGAGCAGGGCCGCGGCTTCGCGGTGGTGGCGGGTGAAGTGCGCACGCTTGCCAGCCGTAGCGCCAACGCGGCGAAAGAGATCAAAGCGCTTATCGAAAATTCAGTAAACCGCGTCGATACCGGCTCCGGCCAGGTACAGGAAGCGGGCGATACTATGAAAGAGATCGTGCAGGCGGTCACCCGCGTGACCGATATTATGGGCGAAATCGCCTCGGCGTCCGATGAGCAGAGCCGCGGTATTGAGCAGGTGAGCCTTGCGGTGTCGCAGATGGACAGCGTTACGCAGCAGAACGCCGCGCTGGTGCAGGAATCCGCGGCAGCCGCCGCTGCGCTGGAAGATCAGGCAGAGCAGCTGCGCCAGGCCGTGGCAGCCTTTAAGGTCTCCCGCGGCGTCGTCAGTGCATCAGCACGTACCGGTGCCGCGCCGCTTGCCCGCGTCGAGCCGGTAAAACCCGCGCTGGCAGCGCCTGCGGGCAGCGATAACTGGGAAACGTTCTGA
- a CDS encoding KTSC domain-containing protein → MKRHPVQSRTFKSAGYDPTCSIMEIEYANGRVEQFLGVPAKTWQTFLMSNEKESWFNSNVKSSFFKVSVS, encoded by the coding sequence ATGAAACGACATCCTGTCCAGTCGAGAACGTTTAAAAGCGCAGGCTACGATCCAACCTGTTCGATTATGGAAATTGAGTACGCCAATGGGCGCGTGGAGCAGTTTCTCGGCGTACCGGCGAAAACCTGGCAAACGTTTCTGATGAGCAACGAGAAAGAGAGCTGGTTCAACAGCAATGTCAAAAGCAGCTTTTTCAAAGTGTCCGTCAGCTGA
- a CDS encoding amino acid ABC transporter permease, producing MQGAWMTIKCTIICVILGTLWGLTLGLGRMAHAEHGPWKYVLRYLVQFPVRFYVSAFRGTPLFVQIMVVHFALVPLFINPRDGWLVESGLMSSEFARMLRSDYGAFLSCIVAITLNAGAYVSEIFRAGIQSIDRGQMEASRALGMPWWKTMRKVILPQAFRRILPPLGNNAIAIVKDSSLASAIGLADLAYAARTVSGAYATYWEPYLTISLVYWVITFLLSQLVARLEKRFGKSDSR from the coding sequence ATGCAGGGCGCCTGGATGACCATCAAATGCACCATAATTTGCGTGATCCTCGGCACGCTGTGGGGCTTAACGCTCGGGCTGGGGCGCATGGCGCACGCGGAGCACGGGCCGTGGAAATATGTGCTGCGCTACCTGGTGCAGTTCCCGGTGCGCTTTTATGTCAGCGCGTTTCGCGGCACGCCGCTGTTTGTACAGATAATGGTGGTGCACTTCGCGCTGGTGCCGCTCTTTATTAACCCGCGCGACGGCTGGCTGGTGGAGAGCGGGCTGATGAGCAGCGAATTCGCCCGTATGCTGCGCTCCGATTACGGCGCGTTTCTCTCCTGTATCGTGGCGATCACCCTTAACGCGGGCGCGTATGTTTCCGAAATTTTCCGTGCGGGTATTCAGTCTATCGATCGCGGGCAGATGGAAGCGTCGCGCGCGCTCGGCATGCCGTGGTGGAAAACCATGCGCAAAGTCATTCTGCCGCAGGCGTTTCGCCGCATCCTGCCGCCGCTTGGCAACAATGCGATCGCCATTGTGAAAGATTCGTCGCTCGCGTCTGCCATCGGTCTTGCGGATCTGGCTTACGCGGCGCGTACCGTCTCCGGCGCTTACGCCACATACTGGGAGCCCTACCTGACCATTTCACTGGTCTACTGGGTGATTACCTTCCTGCTATCGCAACTGGTGGCGCGGCTGGAAAAGAGGTTTGGCAAAAGTGATTCACGTTAA
- a CDS encoding amino acid ABC transporter ATP-binding protein, with translation MIHVKNLHKHFGASHVLRGIHCDIKPEEVVCVIGPSGSGKSTFLRCLNALETAEEGEIVVNGFAVHDRNADINQLRAGVGMVFQRFNLFPHMTVLENLIMAPMSVKGMKRAQAVTLAEGLLAKVGLSDKRDAWPSSLSGGQQQRVAIARALAMNPSVMLFDEPTSALDPELVGEVLAVMKNLAEEGMTMVIVTHEMGFAREVADRVIFIDSGVIQEEGPPAQLFTAPQNPRTAAFLSKVL, from the coding sequence GTGATTCACGTTAAAAATCTGCATAAGCATTTCGGCGCAAGCCACGTTCTGCGCGGTATTCACTGCGACATCAAGCCGGAAGAAGTGGTCTGCGTGATTGGCCCTTCCGGCTCCGGGAAAAGCACCTTTTTACGCTGCCTGAACGCGCTGGAGACGGCAGAAGAGGGCGAAATTGTCGTGAACGGTTTTGCGGTGCATGACCGCAACGCCGATATAAACCAGCTGCGCGCAGGCGTCGGGATGGTGTTCCAGCGCTTTAATTTGTTCCCGCATATGACGGTGCTGGAAAATCTTATTATGGCCCCGATGAGCGTGAAGGGCATGAAACGCGCGCAGGCGGTGACGCTCGCCGAAGGGCTGCTCGCCAAAGTCGGGCTTAGCGATAAGCGCGACGCGTGGCCTTCGAGCCTCTCCGGTGGCCAGCAGCAGCGTGTGGCGATTGCCCGTGCGCTGGCGATGAACCCGTCGGTTATGCTGTTTGATGAACCGACCTCCGCGCTGGATCCGGAGCTGGTGGGCGAAGTGTTGGCGGTAATGAAAAATCTTGCCGAAGAGGGCATGACAATGGTTATCGTCACCCACGAAATGGGATTTGCGCGTGAAGTCGCCGACCGGGTGATTTTTATCGACAGCGGCGTGATTCAGGAAGAAGGCCCGCCCGCACAGCTTTTTACCGCCCCGCAAAACCCGCGCACCGCGGCTTTTCTCAGCAAAGTTCTCTGA
- the mltB gene encoding lytic murein transglycosylase B — MLKRRYVALLPLMMALAACSSKPKSQSATTQTAGASQGGFLLQPQHDMLLPTGDFTGNPAAENFINMMVSKHGFNRQQLQEVFSQTKRLDYVLRLMDRQAPTTQPAPGPNGAWLRYRNKFITPDNVQNGVAFWNQYQDALNRAWQVYGVPPEIVVGIIGVETRWGRVMGKTRIIDALATLAFNYPRRADYFAGELETFLLMSRDEGDDPLALKGSFAGAMGYGQFMPSSYKEYAVDFNGDGHINLWDPEDAIGSVAHYFQQHGWVKGDLVAVPANGQAPQLENGFKTKYSVGQLAAAGLTPQQPLGDHTEASLLRLDIGSGYQYWYGLPNFYAITRYNHSTHYAMAVWQLGQAVALARVQ; from the coding sequence ATGTTAAAGCGTCGCTATGTCGCCCTGTTGCCGCTGATGATGGCGCTTGCCGCCTGCAGCAGCAAGCCGAAGTCTCAATCTGCAACCACCCAGACCGCAGGCGCAAGCCAGGGCGGCTTCCTGCTCCAGCCGCAGCACGATATGTTGCTGCCAACCGGCGATTTCACCGGCAACCCGGCGGCGGAAAATTTCATCAACATGATGGTCAGCAAGCACGGGTTTAACCGCCAGCAGCTCCAGGAAGTGTTTTCACAGACCAAAAGGCTCGATTACGTGCTGCGTCTGATGGACCGCCAGGCGCCGACCACCCAGCCTGCGCCGGGGCCGAACGGCGCCTGGTTGCGCTATCGCAATAAATTCATTACGCCGGACAACGTGCAAAACGGTGTGGCGTTCTGGAACCAGTATCAGGATGCGCTTAACCGCGCCTGGCAGGTTTACGGCGTGCCGCCGGAAATCGTCGTCGGGATCATCGGCGTGGAGACGCGCTGGGGCCGCGTGATGGGCAAAACCCGTATTATCGACGCGCTGGCGACGCTCGCCTTTAACTACCCGCGCCGCGCTGACTATTTTGCCGGTGAGCTTGAAACTTTCCTGCTGATGTCGCGCGATGAAGGCGACGATCCGCTGGCGCTGAAAGGCTCGTTTGCGGGCGCGATGGGCTACGGCCAGTTTATGCCGTCCTCTTATAAAGAGTACGCGGTCGACTTTAACGGCGACGGGCATATCAACCTGTGGGACCCGGAAGACGCTATCGGCAGCGTCGCGCACTACTTCCAGCAGCACGGTTGGGTGAAGGGCGATCTGGTGGCCGTGCCCGCCAACGGTCAGGCACCGCAGCTTGAGAATGGCTTTAAAACCAAATACAGCGTCGGCCAGCTGGCGGCGGCGGGTTTAACGCCGCAGCAGCCGCTTGGCGATCACACCGAAGCAAGCCTCCTGCGTCTTGATATCGGCAGCGGCTATCAGTACTGGTACGGCCTGCCTAACTTCTACGCCATTACGCGCTATAACCATAGTACGCACTATGCGATGGCGGTCTGGCAGCTCGGCCAGGCGGTGGCGCTCGCCCGGGTACAATAA
- the pncC gene encoding nicotinamide-nucleotide amidase, whose protein sequence is MTDNELMQLSQQLGAALKAQGATVTTAESCTGGWVAKVITDIAGSSAWFERGFVTYSNEAKEQLIGVDGATLAAHGAVSEPVVRQMAQGALNAAAASYAVSVSGIAGPDGGSPDKPVGTVWFGFADNQGRVEAHVQRFDGNRDSVRRQATAFALQTLWQHFIQKT, encoded by the coding sequence ATGACAGATAACGAATTAATGCAGTTAAGTCAGCAGCTTGGCGCTGCGCTGAAGGCGCAGGGCGCGACCGTGACGACGGCGGAATCCTGCACCGGCGGCTGGGTGGCGAAAGTCATTACCGATATCGCCGGTAGTTCCGCCTGGTTTGAACGCGGCTTCGTGACCTACAGTAATGAGGCTAAAGAACAACTTATCGGCGTGGATGGCGCTACGCTCGCGGCGCACGGCGCGGTCAGCGAGCCGGTTGTCAGGCAAATGGCGCAGGGCGCGCTGAATGCCGCAGCGGCCTCTTATGCTGTTTCTGTGAGCGGTATTGCCGGGCCCGATGGCGGCAGCCCTGACAAGCCCGTCGGCACCGTCTGGTTTGGTTTTGCCGACAACCAGGGAAGGGTGGAGGCACACGTGCAACGCTTTGATGGTAATCGGGATTCCGTACGCCGCCAGGCGACCGCGTTTGCGCTGCAAACCTTGTGGCAACATTTTATACAAAAGACTTGA
- the recA gene encoding recombinase RecA: MAIDENKQKALAAALGQIEKQFGKGSIMRLGEDRTMDVETISTGSLSLDIALGAGGLPMGRIVEIYGPESSGKTTLTLQVIAAAQRAGKTCAFIDAEHALDPVYARKLGVDIDNLLCSQPDTGEQALEICDALARSGAVDVLVVDSVAALTPKAEIEGEIGDSHMGLAARMMSQAMRKLAGNLKNSNTLLIFINQIRMKIGVMFGNPETTTGGNALKFYASVRLDIRRIGAVKEGEEVVGSETRVKVVKNKVAAPFKQAEFQILYGEGINFYGELVDLGVKHKLIEKAGAWYSYNGEKIGQGKANATNFLKENKPMADEIEKKLRDMLLNNQDSTPDFTVDDNDGGVEETNEEF; encoded by the coding sequence ATGGCTATCGACGAAAACAAGCAGAAGGCGTTGGCGGCAGCACTCGGCCAGATTGAGAAGCAATTCGGCAAAGGCTCCATCATGCGTTTGGGTGAAGATCGCACCATGGATGTGGAAACGATCTCCACCGGCTCTCTCTCCCTGGACATCGCGCTGGGAGCGGGTGGTCTGCCGATGGGGCGTATCGTGGAAATTTACGGCCCGGAATCTTCAGGTAAAACCACGCTGACGCTGCAGGTGATTGCCGCAGCACAGCGCGCGGGTAAAACCTGTGCGTTTATCGACGCAGAGCACGCGCTCGATCCCGTCTATGCCCGTAAACTCGGCGTAGATATCGATAACCTGCTCTGCTCTCAGCCGGACACCGGTGAGCAGGCGCTGGAAATCTGTGACGCGCTGGCGCGCTCCGGCGCGGTAGACGTGCTGGTGGTCGACTCCGTTGCGGCCCTGACGCCGAAAGCGGAAATCGAAGGGGAAATCGGTGACTCTCACATGGGCCTCGCGGCACGTATGATGAGCCAGGCGATGCGTAAGCTGGCCGGTAACCTGAAAAACTCTAATACCCTGCTTATCTTCATCAACCAGATCCGTATGAAGATTGGCGTGATGTTTGGTAACCCGGAAACCACGACCGGTGGTAACGCGCTGAAATTCTACGCGTCTGTGCGTCTCGACATCCGCCGTATCGGCGCGGTGAAAGAGGGCGAGGAAGTGGTAGGTAGCGAAACCCGCGTGAAAGTGGTGAAAAACAAAGTCGCTGCGCCGTTTAAACAGGCTGAGTTCCAGATCCTCTACGGTGAAGGGATCAACTTCTACGGCGAGCTGGTTGATCTTGGCGTGAAGCACAAGCTGATTGAAAAAGCGGGCGCCTGGTACAGCTACAACGGCGAGAAGATCGGCCAGGGTAAAGCGAACGCGACCAACTTCCTCAAAGAGAATAAGCCGATGGCTGACGAAATTGAGAAGAAACTGCGCGACATGCTGCTCAACAATCAGGACTCTACGCCTGACTTCACCGTCGATGATAACGACGGCGGCGTTGAAGAAACCAACGAAGAGTTTTAA
- the recX gene encoding recombination regulator RecX translates to MTDATPRRSAYSRLLDRAMRILAMRDHSEQELRRKLGDVLPGKNEDEQAQATPEDIEKVIAWCHEQHYLDDARFAERYIASRGRKGYGPQRIRQELQQKGISRNACDSAFADCEVDWEQQARDQAERKFGAPLPRTFPEKAKVQRFLLYRGYYMEDIQAIYRNFE, encoded by the coding sequence ATGACTGACGCTACTCCCCGCCGCTCCGCTTACTCCCGCCTTCTTGACCGCGCCATGCGAATACTCGCGATGCGCGACCACAGCGAGCAAGAGCTCAGGCGCAAGCTTGGTGACGTGTTGCCGGGCAAAAATGAAGATGAGCAGGCGCAGGCGACGCCGGAAGATATCGAGAAAGTGATTGCGTGGTGCCACGAGCAGCATTATCTCGACGATGCGCGTTTCGCCGAGCGCTATATCGCCAGCCGTGGCCGCAAAGGCTACGGGCCGCAACGCATTCGCCAGGAGCTGCAGCAGAAGGGTATCTCCCGAAACGCGTGCGACAGCGCCTTCGCTGACTGCGAGGTGGACTGGGAGCAACAGGCCCGCGATCAGGCCGAGCGTAAATTCGGCGCGCCGCTGCCGCGCACCTTCCCCGAAAAAGCCAAAGTCCAGCGCTTTTTACTGTATCGCGGCTATTACATGGAAGATATCCAGGCGATCTACCGAAATTTTGAGTGA